A stretch of the Microcebus murinus isolate Inina chromosome 6, M.murinus_Inina_mat1.0, whole genome shotgun sequence genome encodes the following:
- the PTGER2 gene encoding prostaglandin E2 receptor EP2 subtype isoform X4, translated as MQQRSSHLARGGRPGASLPSARAGPEGGSSFWSLPFSLGVSEHSRSETLLLPGTRGERRVHLSSRHPTMGNASNDSLPEDCETRQWLPSGESPAISSVMFSAGVLGNLIALALLARRWRGDAGRSCGRRNSLSLFHVLVTELVFTDLLGTCLISPVVLASYARNQTLVALAPESRACTYFAFAMTFFSLATMLMLFAMALERYLSIGHPYFYQRRVTRRGGLAVLPAIYGVSLLFCSLPLLDYGQYVQYCPGTWCFIRHGRAAYPQLYATLLLLLIVAVLACNFSVILNLIRMHRRGRRSRCGPSLGSSWGGSGARRRGERVSMAEETDHLILLAIMTITFAICSLPFTIVAAICSISAHSFLR; from the coding sequence ATGCAGCAGCGGAGCAGCCACTTGGCGCGCGGCGGGAGACCCGGGGCGAGCTTGCCCTCGGCGCGCGCCGGGCCGGAAGGGGGTTCCTCATTTTGGTCCCTCCCCTTTTCCCTCGGAGTCTCGGAGCACTCCCGCTCTGagaccctcctcctcccaggtaCCCGCGGGGAAAGGCGAGTGCATCTCTCCTCCAGGCACCCCACCATGGGCAATGCCTCCAATGACTCCCTGCCCGAGGACTGCGAGACTCGACAGTGGCTCCCGTCGGGCGAGAGTCCAGCCATCAGTTCCGTGATGTTCTCGGCCGGGGTGCTGGGGAACCTCATCGCGCTGGCGCTGCTGGCGCGCCGCTGGCGGGGGGACGCGGGGCGCAGCTGCGGCCGCAGGAACTCCCTCTCCTTGTTCCACGTGCTGGTGACCGAGCTGGTGTTCACCGACCTGCTCGGGACCTGCCTCATCAGCCCGGTGGTGCTGGCTTCGTACGCGCGGAACCAGACCCTGGTGGCACTGGCGCCCGAGAGCCGCGCGTGCACCTACTTCGCTTTCGCCATGACCTTTTTCAGCCTGGCCACGATGCTCATGCTCTTCGCCATGGCCCTGGAGCGCTACCTGTCCATCGGGCACCCCTACTTCTACCAGCGCCGCGTCACGCGCCGCGGGGGCCTGGCCGTGCTGCCCGCGATCTATGGCGTCTCCCTGCTCTTTTGCTCCCTGCCGCTCCTGGACTACGGGCAGTACGTCCAGTACTGCCCCGGGACGTGGTGCTTCATCCGGCACGGGCGGGCCGCTTACCCGCAGCTTTATGCCActctgctgctgctcctcatCGTCGCGGTGCTCGCCTGCAACTTCAGCGTCATCCTCAACCTCATCCGCATGCACCGCCGAGGCAGGAGAAGCCGCTGTGGACCCTCCTTGGGCAGCAGCTGGGGCGGTTCCGGGGCCcgcaggagaggggaaagggtgTCCATGGCAGAGGAGACGGACCACCTCATTCTCCTGGCCATTATGACCATCACCTTCGCCATCTGCTCCTTGCCTTTCACG